The Drosophila suzukii chromosome X, CBGP_Dsuzu_IsoJpt1.0, whole genome shotgun sequence DNA window TAGTTTACAAGCttttagtttaaaataaaccatacaaaaattgatttatttttatttagacGAGTGTGGATATCAGATCTACTGAGATGttaaattgttaaaaatacaCCTTGGGTGTTGTAGAGTTTTAGAATTCCTACGCTTTACCGTAGCATACGAAATTCGGCAAAGCGTTTGGATTCTGAAACCCTACCGATCCATTATCTTTTGATTAACAATAATACAGTTAGGGCACTTAAACCATGAGTAATGATGTATTGAGTGCTTTACTGGGTTACAAAGTAAATGGTTTTCTGTTAAAATTCGAAGGTTTAAATCAAATCGCAAGCCCCTCATCTTGTATTTGAAAGCCGCAAAGAAATAACAGACACCAATGTAAGATAGGAAACATGTGTCAGTCCGTACATTTAGCATTCTAAACAATTCAAAATGGTTTTCCTTTTATAGAAGGAAGTACGACTTTACTTTACAACactacttttattttttttaaggcgTTCCATTTCTAAGAAATTATTTCCCtttacaaaataatacatCCGAATTTGTAGTTTGTCTTCTGTACAAAGTCCCTTCTTATCAATTGTACTTGTTCTATGGAGATCCTGATATGTTGATTAACCtctaagaataaaaaaaataaaattatctCCTTGCAGAAGCAGATTACACACTAGATGATTCATTTTGGAATGAAGAAAGTCCTGTTGGTAAGTGTATTTCTATctatacatatgtatacatCCTTACTATAACTCAGTAAAAAACTAGTACTTTCACTGCTTTCAAGAATATTTTATTAGATTGATGCCATGTGTTTAAAAACCAAGTAAATGCTTTAATATCATTTATTTCGCATATTTGTTTTAGGTGAAGTGGAACGTTTACTTAAAGAATACAGGCAAAATCAAGAGCTTGTCCGTCGAATTGGTGGTCATTATTACCAAATTATATATCCAGTACAACTGCGCCATCACGAAAAGATGGGCATATCTACGCGAGAAGTCAGTCTACCGAAGGTGAGAGATTGTTTCAAAGCCAAAACTATCCAACAATTTCGACTTACTAATCTTGCTGAATATCATAATTTATGTTTTGACAGCCGGGACAAAGACCTCGACCACACGACGACAGTGGTTTTAACAGGGGAAGAACAAAGGTGGGTTCTTTAACTTTAAACTTTTCCTTCTACGTCTCTTTATTAAAacaattgtttttgatttcTACACTTACAGAAACACTTCCATCGCACATCGCTGCTAATAAAAGCATTTAATCACAAATTTCGCTTGGACTTGGAGCTTAATTCGtaagttttaattaaaaataggTCATAAATGTGCAcacaaataataatacattattatttgtttctaTACATCTCTTTTCAGACAACTTCTTTCTCCAAACATCCAACAGAAACATTACCACGTGGGTGGATATCTTGTGGATGGAAACCGACATGTGAGTTAAGGTTTCAACATTTCGAGAGCGATATTAAGTAACATTTAAGTTCGTGTTTAAAAGTTATACGGAGGAGGGTgtcacaaaaaaaacacaaaaaaaaaaattaaaaaaaaaaaaattaagtacATAGGAAAAGggttataaaaaaaagaatatgaaaaaaaaaaaaagttattaaagagtaaaaaaaaaacactatagaaaaaaaaaattagaacatttttttgcatacatttttatttatttctaaagTGTAGGGTAAAGATTTATGGATATCCAGCGTTAATTGACCCACAATTTCTTTCCCCATTTGTATAGGATATCGAGCACTGTTACTACCATGGGACCGTGAAGGATTATCCTGGTGCCAGCGCAGCCTTCCACACCTGCAACGGCGTGAGTGGCGTCATCCACATTGGTAACGAGACATTCGTTATCCATCCCTTCTATGGCGGGGATCTGTCGGTAAGTCTTTCGTTACCCGCATTTACATTATTCAGAATATGTAGATATTTTCGATTTTtacatatttgttttttttttcttttcgtgGCAAAAACAGAAACATCCCCATGTGATTTTCGAGGCCCGTACAAAGGCGAACAAAGGATGCGCCAACTCGGGCAACCTGGACTCGTGGCGGCTGTCGCGGCGCACAAAGCACTTGTCCGCAGGAGTCGCGGGCGTCGTCGAGGAGATCCTGCAGGGCGGGGTGGGTCGGAACAAGCGGGACGTCAgggaggccaccaagtacaTTGAGACGGCCATCATTGTGGACAAGGCAATGTTCGATAAGCGAAATGGCAGCACTCGCGCGGAGGTAATCCACGATGCCATACAGGTTGCCAACATAGCCGATCTGGTAAGTAGTACACTGGATATTATGGaaactttaaatattattcggttattttcattatttatttcttattaGTACTTTCGCACTCTGAATACCCGTGTGTCGGTTGTGTACATCGAGACCTGGGGCAAGAACCAGGCTGTTATCGATGGTAGCAAGGATATAAGCAAGGCGATATCTAACTTTAATGACTACACCTCGAGGAATCTCTTTCAAATCGAGCGGGACACCACGCAGTTGCTCACGTAAGACTGTAGATTATacgaatatattttttatgatatgtataatattatattatattatttccCCATCAAGTGGTGAAACATTTGCGGGTGGGGAGGCTGGCATGGCCGTTCCCGAAACTGTTTGCACACCCCGTGCTGTGGGCATCAGCGTGGATGTCAATGTGTATGAGCCGCACCTTTTGGCGGGCACAATGGCCCACATGATTGGCCATAACATTGGCATGGGACACGACGACGGACGTAAGAGTTATCTTATCCTTTATCCTTTATATGGCTTTTGCCCAAACAGACTCTCATTTTTGCCGTAGGCGAGGAGTGCTTCTGCCGTGACTGGCACGGTTGCATCATGGCCCAGTCGATTGTGGGCCAGGAGAATGTGCAGCCATACAAATTTTCCGAGTGCAGTAAAAAGGATTACATTGACGCATTGCGGACTGGCCACGGGCTGTGTTTGCTGAACAAGCCAAATGAGGTGAGCAGATAACCGAGTGGCAAGAACCGATTGGGAATTATAGAATCATAGAAGGAATTATCATTGAAAACATGTTTTTTTCCGTTCTATTTCAAATAATTTCTATTTAGATTGAGCTTCGTCGCAATTGCGGCAATAAGGTGGTTGAAGAGGACGAGGAGTGCGACTGTGGTACTTTCGAGGAGTGTTCCATGGACCCCTGCTGCGATGGCATTACGTGTAAATTGAAATCAGAGGCCCAGTGTGCCGGTGGCGCTTGCTGTGATCAATGCCGCGTAAGTTATTGATTGGCTGACTAACATCGTAATCCCTCGTAATCGTGTTGTATTCCCCCTTTTCAGCTGCGCTCAAAGGATTACATATGCCGTGACACCAATAATGAGTGCGACCTGCCTGAATATTGCGATGGCGAAGTTGGCCAATGTCCGTCGGATGTCTTTAAAAAGAACGGGTCACCATGCGGACTAAGCAAGACTGGCGTTTCAGGTGGGTAAACCATTTGACTACGCACATAATGTCCTACATATCCGTTGTCCCGTAGGTTATTGTTTTCAAGGATACTGCCCTACGCTTAGTTTGCAATGTGAGGCAATATGGGGCTATGGTGGATCCGCTGCGGATCGTCAGTGCTACGAGCAATTCAATTCTAAAGGCTCGATCAACGGACATTGTGGACGTGATGCCAATGAACATTATATTAAGTGCGAACCCGAGTAAGTACTATACATCGAAAGGTCTTGATAAACCCCTGTTAAAGA harbors:
- the mmd gene encoding zinc metalloproteinase-disintegrin-like protein F1 isoform X14, with amino-acid sequence MWINIANLIVVIAQLCAFVTSAGEADYTLDDSFWNEESPVGEVERLLKEYRQNQELVRRIGGHYYQIIYPVQLRHHEKMGISTREVSLPKPGQRPRPHDDSGFNRGRTKKHFHRTSLLIKAFNHKFRLDLELNSQLLSPNIQQKHYHVGGYLVDGNRHDIEHCYYHGTVKDYPGASAAFHTCNGVSGVIHIGNETFVIHPFYGGDLSKHPHVIFEARTKANKGCANSGNLDSWRLSRRTKHLSAGVAGVVEEILQGGVGRNKRDVREATKYIETAIIVDKAMFDKRNGSTRAEVIHDAIQVANIADLYFRTLNTRVSVVYIETWGKNQAVIDGSKDISKAISNFNDYTSRNLFQIERDTTQLLTGETFAGGEAGMAVPETVCTPRAVGISVDVNVYEPHLLAGTMAHMIGHNIGMGHDDGREECFCRDWHGCIMAQSIVGQENVQPYKFSECSKKDYIDALRTGHGLCLLNKPNEIELRRNCGNKVVEEDEECDCGTFEECSMDPCCDGITCKLKSEAQCAGGACCDQCRLRSKDYICRDTNNECDLPEYCDGEVGQCPSDVFKKNGSPCGLSKTGVSGYCFQGYCPTLSLQCEAIWGYGGSAADRQCYEQFNSKGSINGHCGRDANEHYIKCEPENVQCGTLQCKDGERQPVNDGIDQLYSRTIISIKGQEFECKATSGQVGSNSYPEHGLVKDGTPCGDNLICLNQTCVSLFPHVDQTKCPVNSQGQECSEHGVCTNTNRCFCDMGWGGNDCSAIVILTTAVPTEALPTPENTIKMEKKETPYAGRDL
- the mmd gene encoding disintegrin and metalloproteinase domain-containing protein 11 isoform X10, whose amino-acid sequence is MWINIANLIVVIAQLCAFVTSAGEADYTLDDSFWNEESPVGEVERLLKEYRQNQELVRRIGGHYYQIIYPVQLRHHEKMGISTREVSLPKPGQRPRPHDDSGFNRGRTKKHFHRTSLLIKAFNHKFRLDLELNSQLLSPNIQQKHYHVGGYLVDGNRHDIEHCYYHGTVKDYPGASAAFHTCNGVSGVIHIGNETFVIHPFYGGDLSKHPHVIFEARTKANKGCANSGNLDSWRLSRRTKHLSAGVAGVVEEILQGGVGRNKRDVREATKYIETAIIVDKAMFDKRNGSTRAEVIHDAIQVANIADLYFRTLNTRVSVVYIETWGKNQAVIDGSKDISKAISNFNDYTSRNLFQIERDTTQLLTGETFAGGEAGMAVPETVCTPRAVGISVDVNVYEPHLLAGTMAHMIGHNIGMGHDDGREECFCRDWHGCIMAQSIVGQENVQPYKFSECSKKDYIDALRTGHGLCLLNKPNEIELRRNCGNKVVEEDEECDCGTFEECSMDPCCDGITCKLKSEAQCAGGACCDQCRLRSKDYICRDTNNECDLPEYCDGEVGQCPSDVFKKNGSPCGLSKTGVSGYCFQGYCPTLSLQCEAIWGYGGSAADRQCYEQFNSKGSINGHCGRDANEHYIKCEPENVQCGTLQCKDGERQPVNDGIDQLYSRTIISIKGQEFECKATSGQVGSNSYPEHGLVKDGTPCGDNLICLNQTCVSLFPHVDQTKCPVNSQGQECSEHGVCTNTNRCFCDMGWGGNDCSAIVILTTAVPTEALPTPENTIKMEKKETPYENYHGSNTVFLVGVLMSVVGFVFITFTLMALCYRRKTTTLKYDPPYSKKPIAKSYGGAATAPNHHSVEEVSLDGSSKLVYANQTGFRDKGIHGRRYTTCGEDDQSHAEKGILKKHGYGLVHGEQLKDKWGDDNQSDNLELITQDGTLASTSGGAAASEVERTLKSLNGYHEDILEALRNAATHRGTGTGNTPVGSGSLSEEMLRKTLQDCNNSQLGYSAEQQYKRNIGSKSSSRENICDNAAVHAIILDGSGAGLGSMGLGSSVGAGGGSTSISGGIPHGGQMLHHHRSQHQLHQPSAVGMQQQQQQQLDDDDAPSTGPLRIRNLEDLIRQLEHHSSRHMSPSGSEDIRMSETEADRHYRLESSAACSESSQGLQAGIPCVIKQKLSSPFR
- the mmd gene encoding zinc metalloproteinase-disintegrin-like protein F1 isoform X11; translation: MWINIANLIVVIAQLCAFVTSAGEADYTLDDSFWNEESPVGEVERLLKEYRQNQELVRRIGGHYYQIIYPVQLRHHEKMGISTREVSLPKPGQRPRPHDDSGFNRGRTKKHFHRTSLLIKAFNHKFRLDLELNSQLLSPNIQQKHYHVGGYLVDGNRHDIEHCYYHGTVKDYPGASAAFHTCNGVSGVIHIGNETFVIHPFYGGDLSKHPHVIFEARTKANKGCANSGNLDSWRLSRRTKHLSAGVAGVVEEILQGGVGRNKRDVREATKYIETAIIVDKAMFDKRNGSTRAEVIHDAIQVANIADLYFRTLNTRVSVVYIETWGKNQAVIDGSKDISKAISNFNDYTSRNLFQIERDTTQLLTGETFAGGEAGMAVPETVCTPRAVGISVDVNVYEPHLLAGTMAHMIGHNIGMGHDDGREECFCRDWHGCIMAQSIVGQENVQPYKFSECSKKDYIDALRTGHGLCLLNKPNEIELRRNCGNKVVEEDEECDCGTFEECSMDPCCDGITCKLKSEAQCAGGACCDQCRLRSKDYICRDTNNECDLPEYCDGEVGQCPSDVFKKNGSPCGLSKTGVSGYCFQGYCPTLSLQCEAIWGYGGSAADRQCYEQFNSKGSINGHCGRDANEHYIKCEPENVQCGTLQCKDGERQPVNDGIDQLYSRTIISIKGQEFECKATSGQVGSNSYPEHGLVKDGTPCGDNLICLNQTCVSLFPHVDQTKCPVNSQGQECSEHGVCTNTNRCFCDMGWGGNDCSAIVILTTAVPTEALPTPENTIKMEKKETPYENYHGSNTVFLVGVLMSVVGFVFITFTLMALCYRSVVVHRNFSLCLRRKTTTLKYDPPYSKKPIAKSYGGAATAPNHHSVEEVSLDGSSKLVYANQTGFRDKGIHGRRYTTCGEDDQSHAGRQFSKEHFWQYEDFI
- the mmd gene encoding zinc metalloproteinase-disintegrin-like protein F1 isoform X12; translation: MWINIANLIVVIAQLCAFVTSAGEADYTLDDSFWNEESPVGEVERLLKEYRQNQELVRRIGGHYYQIIYPVQLRHHEKMGISTREVSLPKPGQRPRPHDDSGFNRGRTKKHFHRTSLLIKAFNHKFRLDLELNSQLLSPNIQQKHYHVGGYLVDGNRHDIEHCYYHGTVKDYPGASAAFHTCNGVSGVIHIGNETFVIHPFYGGDLSKHPHVIFEARTKANKGCANSGNLDSWRLSRRTKHLSAGVAGVVEEILQGGVGRNKRDVREATKYIETAIIVDKAMFDKRNGSTRAEVIHDAIQVANIADLYFRTLNTRVSVVYIETWGKNQAVIDGSKDISKAISNFNDYTSRNLFQIERDTTQLLTGETFAGGEAGMAVPETVCTPRAVGISVDVNVYEPHLLAGTMAHMIGHNIGMGHDDGREECFCRDWHGCIMAQSIVGQENVQPYKFSECSKKDYIDALRTGHGLCLLNKPNEIELRRNCGNKVVEEDEECDCGTFEECSMDPCCDGITCKLKSEAQCAGGACCDQCRLRSKDYICRDTNNECDLPEYCDGEVGQCPSDVFKKNGSPCGLSKTGVSGYCFQGYCPTLSLQCEAIWGYGGSAADRQCYEQFNSKGSINGHCGRDANEHYIKCEPENVQCGTLQCKDGERQPVNDGIDQLYSRTIISIKGQEFECKATSGQVGSNSYPEHGLVKDGTPCGDNLICLNQTCVSLFPHVDQTKCPVNSQGQECSEHGVCTNTNRCFCDMGWGGNDCSAIVILTTAVPTEALPTPENTIKMEKKETPYENYHGSNTVFLVGVLMSVVGFVFITFTLMALCYRSVVVHRNFSLCLRRKTTTLKYDPPYSKKPIAKSYGGAATAPNHHSVEEVSLDGSSKLVYANQTGFRDKGIHGRRYTTCGEDDQSHAGFRLEYLV
- the mmd gene encoding zinc metalloproteinase-disintegrin-like protein F1 isoform X13, with the protein product MWINIANLIVVIAQLCAFVTSAGEADYTLDDSFWNEESPVGEVERLLKEYRQNQELVRRIGGHYYQIIYPVQLRHHEKMGISTREVSLPKPGQRPRPHDDSGFNRGRTKKHFHRTSLLIKAFNHKFRLDLELNSQLLSPNIQQKHYHVGGYLVDGNRHDIEHCYYHGTVKDYPGASAAFHTCNGVSGVIHIGNETFVIHPFYGGDLSKHPHVIFEARTKANKGCANSGNLDSWRLSRRTKHLSAGVAGVVEEILQGGVGRNKRDVREATKYIETAIIVDKAMFDKRNGSTRAEVIHDAIQVANIADLYFRTLNTRVSVVYIETWGKNQAVIDGSKDISKAISNFNDYTSRNLFQIERDTTQLLTGETFAGGEAGMAVPETVCTPRAVGISVDVNVYEPHLLAGTMAHMIGHNIGMGHDDGREECFCRDWHGCIMAQSIVGQENVQPYKFSECSKKDYIDALRTGHGLCLLNKPNEIELRRNCGNKVVEEDEECDCGTFEECSMDPCCDGITCKLKSEAQCAGGACCDQCRLRSKDYICRDTNNECDLPEYCDGEVGQCPSDVFKKNGSPCGLSKTGVSGYCFQGYCPTLSLQCEAIWGYGGSAADRQCYEQFNSKGSINGHCGRDANEHYIKCEPENVQCGTLQCKDGERQPVNDGIDQLYSRTIISIKGQEFECKATSGQVGSNSYPEHGLVKDGTPCGDNLICLNQTCVSLFPHVDQTKCPVNSQGQECSEHGVCTNTNRCFCDMGWGGNDCSAIVILTTAVPTEALPTPENTIKMEKKETPYGERPQR
- the mmd gene encoding disintegrin and metalloproteinase domain-containing protein 11 isoform X8 → MWINIANLIVVIAQLCAFVTSAGEADYTLDDSFWNEESPVGEVERLLKEYRQNQELVRRIGGHYYQIIYPVQLRHHEKMGISTREVSLPKPGQRPRPHDDSGFNRGRTKKHFHRTSLLIKAFNHKFRLDLELNSQLLSPNIQQKHYHVGGYLVDGNRHDIEHCYYHGTVKDYPGASAAFHTCNGVSGVIHIGNETFVIHPFYGGDLSKHPHVIFEARTKANKGCANSGNLDSWRLSRRTKHLSAGVAGVVEEILQGGVGRNKRDVREATKYIETAIIVDKAMFDKRNGSTRAEVIHDAIQVANIADLYFRTLNTRVSVVYIETWGKNQAVIDGSKDISKAISNFNDYTSRNLFQIERDTTQLLTGETFAGGEAGMAVPETVCTPRAVGISVDVNVYEPHLLAGTMAHMIGHNIGMGHDDGREECFCRDWHGCIMAQSIVGQENVQPYKFSECSKKDYIDALRTGHGLCLLNKPNEIELRRNCGNKVVEEDEECDCGTFEECSMDPCCDGITCKLKSEAQCAGGACCDQCRLRSKDYICRDTNNECDLPEYCDGEVGQCPSDVFKKNGSPCGLSKTGVSGYCFQGYCPTLSLQCEAIWGYGGSAADRQCYEQFNSKGSINGHCGRDANEHYIKCEPENVQCGTLQCKDGERQPVNDGIDQLYSRTIISIKGQEFECKATSGQVGSNSYPEHGLVKDGTPCGDNLICLNQTCVSLFPHVDQTKCPVNSQGQECSEHGVCTNTNRCFCDMGWGGNDCSAIVILTTAVPTEALPTPENTIKMEKKETPYENYHGSNTVFLVGVLMSVVGFVFITFTLMALCYRRKTTTLKYDPPYSKKPIAKSYGGAATAPNHHSVEEVSLDGSSKLVYANQTGFRDKGIHGRRYTTCGEDDQSHAEKGILKKHGYGLVHGEQLKDKWGDDNQSDNLELITQDGTLASTSGGAAASEVERTLKSLNGYHEDILEALRNAATHRGTGTGNTPVGSGSLSEEMLRKTLQDCNNSQLGYSAEQQYKRNIGSKSSSRENICDNAAVHAIILDGSGAGLGSMGLGSSVGAGGGSTSISGGIPHGGQMLHHHRSQHQLHQPSAVGMQQQQQQQLDDDDAPSTGPLRIRNLEDLIRQLEHHSSRHMSPSGSEDIRMSETEADRHYRLESSAACSESSQGLQAGIPCVIKLQSANTTISENRYNSCVLQQKLSSPFR
- the mmd gene encoding disintegrin and metalloproteinase domain-containing protein 11 isoform X7, translated to MWINIANLIVVIAQLCAFVTSAGEADYTLDDSFWNEESPVGEVERLLKEYRQNQELVRRIGGHYYQIIYPVQLRHHEKMGISTREVSLPKPGQRPRPHDDSGFNRGRTKKHFHRTSLLIKAFNHKFRLDLELNSQLLSPNIQQKHYHVGGYLVDGNRHDIEHCYYHGTVKDYPGASAAFHTCNGVSGVIHIGNETFVIHPFYGGDLSKHPHVIFEARTKANKGCANSGNLDSWRLSRRTKHLSAGVAGVVEEILQGGVGRNKRDVREATKYIETAIIVDKAMFDKRNGSTRAEVIHDAIQVANIADLYFRTLNTRVSVVYIETWGKNQAVIDGSKDISKAISNFNDYTSRNLFQIERDTTQLLTGETFAGGEAGMAVPETVCTPRAVGISVDVNVYEPHLLAGTMAHMIGHNIGMGHDDGREECFCRDWHGCIMAQSIVGQENVQPYKFSECSKKDYIDALRTGHGLCLLNKPNEIELRRNCGNKVVEEDEECDCGTFEECSMDPCCDGITCKLKSEAQCAGGACCDQCRLRSKDYICRDTNNECDLPEYCDGEVGQCPSDVFKKNGSPCGLSKTGVSGYCFQGYCPTLSLQCEAIWGYGGSAADRQCYEQFNSKGSINGHCGRDANEHYIKCEPENVQCGTLQCKDGERQPVNDGIDQLYSRTIISIKGQEFECKATSGQVGSNSYPEHGLVKDGTPCGDNLICLNQTCVSLFPHVDQTKCPVNSQGQECSEHGVCTNTNRCFCDMGWGGNDCSAIVILTTAVPTEALPTPENTIKMEKKETPYENYHGSNTVFLVGVLMSVVGFVFITFTLMALCYRSVVVHRNFSLCLRRKTTTLKYDPPYSKKPIAKSYGGAATAPNHHSVEEVSLDGSSKLVYANQTGFRDKGIHGRRYTTCGEDDQSHAEKGILKKHGYGLVHGEQLKDKWGDDNQSDNLELITQDGTLASTSGGAAASEVERTLKSLNGYHEDILEALRNAATHRGTGTGNTPVGSGSLSEEMLRKTLQDCNNSQLGYSAEQQYKRNIGSKSSSRENICDNAAVHAIILDGSGAGLGSMGLGSSVGAGGGSTSISGGIPHGGQMLHHHRSQHQLHQPSAVGMQQQQQQQLDDDDAPSTGPLRIRNLEDLIRQLEHHSSRHMSPSGSEDIRMSETEADRHYRLESSAACSESSQGLQAGIPCVIKLQSANTTISENRYNSCVLQQKLSSPFR
- the mmd gene encoding disintegrin and metalloproteinase domain-containing protein 11 isoform X9, with product MWINIANLIVVIAQLCAFVTSAGEADYTLDDSFWNEESPVGEVERLLKEYRQNQELVRRIGGHYYQIIYPVQLRHHEKMGISTREVSLPKPGQRPRPHDDSGFNRGRTKKHFHRTSLLIKAFNHKFRLDLELNSQLLSPNIQQKHYHVGGYLVDGNRHDIEHCYYHGTVKDYPGASAAFHTCNGVSGVIHIGNETFVIHPFYGGDLSKHPHVIFEARTKANKGCANSGNLDSWRLSRRTKHLSAGVAGVVEEILQGGVGRNKRDVREATKYIETAIIVDKAMFDKRNGSTRAEVIHDAIQVANIADLYFRTLNTRVSVVYIETWGKNQAVIDGSKDISKAISNFNDYTSRNLFQIERDTTQLLTGETFAGGEAGMAVPETVCTPRAVGISVDVNVYEPHLLAGTMAHMIGHNIGMGHDDGREECFCRDWHGCIMAQSIVGQENVQPYKFSECSKKDYIDALRTGHGLCLLNKPNEIELRRNCGNKVVEEDEECDCGTFEECSMDPCCDGITCKLKSEAQCAGGACCDQCRLRSKDYICRDTNNECDLPEYCDGEVGQCPSDVFKKNGSPCGLSKTGVSGYCFQGYCPTLSLQCEAIWGYGGSAADRQCYEQFNSKGSINGHCGRDANEHYIKCEPENVQCGTLQCKDGERQPVNDGIDQLYSRTIISIKGQEFECKATSGQVGSNSYPEHGLVKDGTPCGDNLICLNQTCVSLFPHVDQTKCPVNSQGQECSEHGVCTNTNRCFCDMGWGGNDCSAIVILTTAVPTEALPTPENTIKMEKKETPYENYHGSNTVFLVGVLMSVVGFVFITFTLMALCYRSVVVHRNFSLCLRRKTTTLKYDPPYSKKPIAKSYGGAATAPNHHSVEEVSLDGSSKLVYANQTGFRDKGIHGRRYTTCGEDDQSHAEKGILKKHGYGLVHGEQLKDKWGDDNQSDNLELITQDGTLASTSGGAAASEVERTLKSLNGYHEDILEALRNAATHRGTGTGNTPVGSGSLSEEMLRKTLQDCNNSQLGYSAEQQYKRNIGSKSSSRENICDNAAVHAIILDGSGAGLGSMGLGSSVGAGGGSTSISGGIPHGGQMLHHHRSQHQLHQPSAVGMQQQQQQQLDDDDAPSTGPLRIRNLEDLIRQLEHHSSRHMSPSGSEDIRMSETEADRHYRLESSAACSESSQGLQAGIPCVIKQKLSSPFR